A stretch of the Uranotaenia lowii strain MFRU-FL chromosome 3, ASM2978415v1, whole genome shotgun sequence genome encodes the following:
- the LOC129751557 gene encoding ubiquitin-protein ligase E3B, which produces MFGKTNETKKESFLEQTKAAREERANERALEEKRDRAIVLLQRCIRGWMARVRFRRMILEEFDDLLPPVTNPAKDIELKSSLQIYHAASHFLLLWKSANASTNPANQDRLERLCRYLIASLESDSPKTSYIGVALNKDYSLAWIRHIKKLLFRCCNVIEQLKPEAHSDSVSLALYLHTLVAFTSINSWVLLRNKSLVGLKPGMLQLCSNIMGDLVQKGFYLTLRNVLVKGTCRTVITLKPISLTAIMTLSVRPLISSSFSENLMSQFLVQILSVPGIIFQLEQFTQECLNNLQTHHILEKSLDLLGIDASMKYVVNTLQNSHILALLANIVHLYYLEPPENASKLAYPTFTFVVTQLLNGILSSVGHSGGAFSQWHELLGWFTPGKERLQNENLSLIKKQIHLLWNHRIVKLLLGDNLKDLSVGYEAIEYTIPSGPFSTGNLLKRALTFERSSIKGVVASTGGEKRSSSKTFRKIGCADISRVALTCAIYHSALHALSQLRLDILSGLCYNDTVLHDLWLLFGSLGPSCGLKGFIELLQVNQVNYEPPLLMLSLFCDCMTHYVTILDDLEMYEQQSPFSLNDYIALSHFLNTFLYRTIQDQIFDIKTVTSAPLFVSIHTLLLCLYRRDCRRQFAPQNHWLIRDIRPSHFLTDLEKGKKHTQILLQKMPHIIPHEDRVQLFRKFVQNEKAVLGLTESACASPSSALVTVHRDRIVEDGYRQLAALPPHALKGVIRVRFINQQGLDEAGIDQDGVFKEFLEETIKRVFDPSLNLFKTTTEQRLYPSPTSHMQENHLQLFEFVGRMLGKAVYEGIVVDVPFASFFLSQVLGQTQQALYSCMDELPSLDKELYRSLTFIKHYQGDVADLDLTFSVDEDVMGKIVTHELYPGGKARGVNNDNKINYIHYMAYFRMHTQIRDQTAAFIRGFRCIVNPDWLALFSTPELQRLISGDTAPLDLKDLRKHTQYYGGFHDGHRVVGWLWDILAKDFSEEEKKLFLKFVTSCSKPPLLGFAHLEPPFSIRCVEVGDDEDIGDTVGSVIRGFFTIRKKDPLNRLPTSSTCFNLLKLPNYQKKSMLRDKLRYAISSNTGFELS; this is translated from the exons ATGTTTGgaaaaacgaacgaaacgaaaaaGGAGAGCTTTCTGGAGCAAACAAAAGCTGCCAGGGAAGAACGAGCTAATGAAAGGGCTTTGGAGGAGAAGCGCGACAGGGCAATCGTCCTGCTACAGCGATGCATTCGCGGATGGATGGCCAGAGTGCGGTTCCGACGAATGATTCT CGAGGAGTTTGACGACCTTCTTCCACCGGTTACAAATCCGGCCAAAGATATCGAGCTGAAATCCAGTCTACAAATCTACCATGCAGCCTCCCACTTCCTGCTGCTGTGGAAATCTGCCAACGCATCTACCAACCCAGCTAACCAGGATCGGCTAGAGAGACTCTGCAGATATCTTATCGCCAGCTTAGAGTCAGATTCACCGAAGACGAGCTACATCGGAGTTGCTCTGAACAAAGACTACAGCCTAGCTTGGATAAGGCACATTAAAAAGCTGCTCTTCCGTTGCTGCAACGTTATTGAGCAGCTGAAACCGGAAGCCCATAGCGATAGCGTTTCATTGGCACTGTATTTGCACACCCTAGTCGCTTTCACATCGATTAACAGTTGGGTACTTTTGAGGAATAAATCCCTAGTAGGATTAAAACCAGGAATGCTACAACTATGCAGCAACATTATGGGTGATTTGGTTCAAAAAGGCTTCTACCTTACCCTGAGGAACGTTCTTGTAAAAGGCACCTGCCGAACAGTCATCACCCTGAAACCGATCTCACTTACAGCCATAATGACGCTTTCTGTGAGACCCCTTATATCCAGTAGCTTTAGCGAAAACCTCATGTCCCAATTCCTCGTTCAAATCCTCTCGGTCCCCGGCATCATCTTCCAGCTGGAGCAGTTTACACAAGAGTGTCTTAACAATCTGCAAACGCATCATATCCTAGAAAAATCCCTGGATCTCCTCGGTATCGACGCTTCTATGAAATACGTAGTCAATACTCTCCAAAACAGTCATATCCTCGCGCTGCTAGCCAACATAGTGCATCTATACTATCTGGAACCGCCGGAAAACGCTTCCAAACTGGCTTACCCAACATTCACCTTTGTCGTAACCCAACTCCTAAATGGAATCCTCAGCAGCGTGGGTCACTCCGGTGGTGCTTTTTCCCAGTGGCATGAACTTCTCGGGTGGTTCACCCCCGGTAAAGAGAGACTTCAAAACGAAAATCTTTCCCTCATCAAAAAGCAGATTCACCTCCTATGGAACCATAGAATTGTTAAACTCCTACTCGGAGATAATCTAAAGGATCTTTCCGTTGGGTACGAAGCCATCGAGTATACCATTCCGAGTGGGCCGTTCAGCACTGGGAATTTGCTGAAACGAGCGCTGACCTTTGAGAGGAGCTCGATCAAGGGGGTGGTGGCGTCGACGGGTGGGGAAAAACGAAGTAGCAGCAAGACGTTCCGGAAGATTGGCTGCGCCGATATATCGCGGGTGGCGCTCACTTGTGCCATCTATCATTCGGCGTTGCATGCGTTGTCGCAGCTGAGGTTGGATATTCTTTCTG GTCTCTGCTACAACGACACCGTTCTGCACGACCTGTGGCTGCTGTTCGGATCCCTCGGTCCAAGTTGCGGTTTGAAAGGCTTCATCGAGCTGCTACAGGTCAATCAGGTCAACTACGAACCCCCGCTGCTGATGTTATCCCTCTTTTGCGACTGTATGACTCATTACGTGAC AATTCTCGACGACCTGGAAATGTACGAGCAGCAGTCCCCGTTTAGTCTGAACGACTACATCGCCCTGTCACACTTTCTGAACACATTCCTTTACCGAACCATTCAGGATCAGATCTTCGACATCAAAACCGTCACCAGTGCCCCTCTGTTTGTGTCAATCCACACGCTACTCCTGTGCCTGTATCGCCGTGACTGTCGAAGGCAGTTCGCTCCGCAAAACCACTGGCTCATTCGGGACATCCGACCCTCACATTTCCTAACCGACTTGGAGAAGGGGAAGAAGCATACGCAGATTTTGTTGCAGAAAATGCCTCACATTATACCGCACGAGGATCGGGTTCAGTTGTTCCGGAAGTTCGTTCAGAACGAGAAGGCTGTTTTGGGTTTGACCGAGTCAGCTTGTGCTTCCCCTAGTTCCGCACTGGTTACGGTTCATCGGGATCGTATAGTTGAGGATGGCTATCGACAGCTGGCAGCACTGCCTCCTCACGCTTTGAAAGGTGTCATAAGGGTACGTTTCATCAACCAACAAGGTCTGGACGAGGCAGGAATCGATCAGGATGGTGTGTTTAAAGAATTCTTGGAAGAAACTATAAAAAGGGTGTTCGACCCCTCGTTGAATCTGTTCAAAACTACGACCGAACAGCGGCTGTATCCTTCGCCGACCTCTCACATGCAGGAGAATCATCTGCAGCTGTTTGAGTTTGTTGGCCGCATGCTGGGAAAAGCCGTTTATGAGGGAATCGTCGTAGATGTTCCGTTTGCTTCGTTCTTTCTGTCCCAGGTGCTGGGACAGACGCAACAGGCTTTGTACAGCTGCATGGACGAGCTTCCGTCGTTGGACAAAGAACTTTATCGAAGTTTAACTTTCATAAAACACTATCAGGGCGATGTGGCCGATCTCGATTTGACGTTCAGTGTAGATGAGGATGTGATGGGAAAGATCGTCACCCATGAGTTGTACCCTGGAGGGAAGGCACGTGGAGTCAACAATGATAACAA AATCAACTATATCCACTATATGGCGTATTTTCGTATGCACACACAAATCCGGGATCAAACTGCCGCCTTTATTCGAGGCTTTCGCTGTATTGTCAATCCAGATTGGTTGGCCCTCTTTTCGACACCGGaa CTGCAACGTCTCATTTCCGGTGACACGGCTCCGCTGGATTTGAAGGACCTGCGAAAGCATACGCAGTACTATGGGGGCTTCCATGATGGCCATAGGGTCGTGGGTTGGCTGTGGGACATTCTTGCTAAAGATTTCAGCGAAGAGGAGAAGAAGCTGTTTCTTAAG TTCGTCACCAGCTGCTCAAAGCCACCGCTACTGGGCTTCGCGCATCTGGAGCCACCGTTTTCGATTCGCTGCGTCGAGGTTGGCGACGACGAGGACATCGGCGATACGGTGGGATCGGTCATTCGGGGTTTCTTCACTATCCGCAAAAAGGATCCCCTCAATCGGCTGCCCACATCGTCGACCTGTTTCAATCTGCTGAAGCTTCCCAACTATCAGAAAAAGAGCATGCTGCGGGACAAACTCCGGTATGCCATTTCCAGCAACACCGGGTTTGAGCTTTCCTAA